In the genome of Raphanus sativus cultivar WK10039 chromosome 9, ASM80110v3, whole genome shotgun sequence, the window AAGCAGCGATCGTTTCTCTATCACACGCAGTCGCCGAGCGGCCGTTTCCTGCTAATCTAGTGAGTGTTGAGGTTATCTGTTTTGGTTTGTGGTGCATGAGCATGTCagagctaattttttttttggttttaggtaCATGAGAATGTTCATCGACCTGAGAATGGCTTATCTGTCTCGGTAGAGGACACACACTTGGGAGATTCTGGAGCAATTGAAGCTGTTTTGGTTAATACAAATCAGGTAGAAAACTACCATGCTTTAGCTGATTTGATGATAAAAGAAGTTGCGTTTGTATTCGTGGCATCAGTAGTTTTCAGTACTAATGGTTCTTCATTTCGGATGtatgttgttttcttatttacaGTTCTACAAGTGGTTTACTGATCTTGAATCAGCGATGAAGTCTGAGGTTAGTGATAGCGAGGTTAAAAGTGGGGAAACATTAATTGGTGTGTGTCTAATTGATTTGTTCGTTTTGTGACATAAGACAGAGGAGAAGTATCGGCACTATGTCGATACTTTAACTGACCGCATCCAGACGTGTGATGATATACTTCACCAGGCAGGTTTCTACAGTACTTTGGCCTTACCTGGCTAAGAAAAAATAAGGCAGCTGACCTTAGGATTTCTCCTGCGCAGGTTGATGAAACGCTCGACCTATTTAATGAACTGCAGCTTCAGCATCAAGCAGTAACAACAAAGACTAAAACTCTTCATGATGCATGCGACCGACTGGTATTGTCTTCACTGTTCTTTTATGACTGCATGTTATTTGTTAACCTGCTAAAAATATCGAAATAACACACAAGTTATGCTTAATTCATCATGGCGGATCAAGGAGTTTGTTGAGATGTGTGATTGTTATCGGTTGCTTATCTGAGCTCTTTCTTCCACCTTTTTCTAGTTAATGGAGAAGCAGAAATTGATGGACTTTGCAGAAGCACTAAGGAGTAAGCTCAACTATTTTGATGAATTGGAGAATGTAAGATTTTAAATACTGGCCTGCCAACATAGTTTTTGCATGTGTGTATATAAGCGTGTAGCTGCCTGAGATTGTACAGTGGTTTTATCATTAACGTAATATACTTAAAACTTGGCCTATGCATGGAACTTAAGTTCATAGTGTATGTTTCTCACTGAATACTGGTTGTAAATTTAGGAGAAATACTTAATACGTTGTTCATTTGCTCTaacttttgttttcctttttcttttatgttgcAGATATCCTCCAACTTTTACTCTCCAAATATGAATGTATCAAACTCTAATTTTCTCCCACTACTGAAACGGCTCGATGAGTGCATATCGTGAGTAAATTATGTTGCATACAATAATATGACTACGTGgcgattttctaaaagaatgCCGCACTAAAAGTTCGTCCTGCTTCCGTGAAAATATTGTAATAGGCTTCTCTTACCTTGGTTCTGTAGATACATCGAAAGTAATCCCCAATATGCCGAGTCAAGTGTTTATTTGCTCAAATTTCGTCAGCTCCAGGTACTCCGAAAGAGCCCTcactctctctgtctctcctCCATGTTTCTCTCTCACTGAGAGACGCTTGGGCTTACAGTTCTTGCGCATGTACACACTGTTTCTAGAATTTATAGGGGAGCTAATTATCTTGTAACATCTGTTATGAGAGGAGACTAACATTTATAATTATACAGTCACGCGCCTTGGGCATGATTCGAACTTACATCCTTGCAGTGCTCAAAACGGCTGCTTCCCAGGTAACTATTCCTTGTAACATGCATATAGTCTTGCACAGCTTACACAAATCATGTATTTTGTTCTGGTGACTGTGTATGTACATTTTATTGAAGTCCTATATGCCTGTAATCTAGGCAAGTAGAATGAATTGTGTAATGCCTAGTTTTTTGAGACATGTTAAATTTGTTGTCAGGTTCAGGCAGCATTTCGCGGGACAGATGGAAACAAAGCATCTGTCTCAGAGGGTGTCGAGGCATCTGTAATATATGTTCGCTTTAAGGCTGCTGCAAGTGAGGTAATAccttttgatttgtttttttccaCTTTACTGCATAACTTCTAGAGTTACgatattatataaaagaaatggAAACTTGCTTTTGTAGCATTATTCAGTTTCTGTTTTGTGAGTTTTAgtgtttatattttctttcttatgACATTGAACatcgattttttttctttctccagCTTAAACCTGTATTGGAGGAAATTGAGAGTAGGTCAGCAAGAAAGGAATATGTTCAAATCCTTGCAGAATGCCACAGACTATACTGTGAACAACGGCTTTCTCTTGTGAGTTCATTTTCTAGATCTACATCATGATATATTTGTTAACTACAATCGCCTGTTAATTTTTCATTTCACATTATCAGGTCAAAGGCATAGTTCACCAACGAGTATCTGATTTTTCCAAGAAAGAGGCACTGCCATCTTTGACAAGATCTGGTTGTGCATATCTGATGCAGGTATGTGACTGAAAATGTAGGGACGAATCCTCTTTAGTTCACGAGGGATACTAGGAGTTATATCAGTTTAGAAAAGGACGTTGCTAGGGATAGAAAGTAAATATGGCGGTTAATCTGTGTGATTTCAAAGGTCAGACGAGGGTCTTCTACAGAGCCAATGCCTGGATTATCAGCTTTAGAAACTGAAAATTTTAGAGATTGTTAATGGACTTGCTTCCATTATGAATTTCAGGTTTGTCAAATGGAGTATCAACTGTTTACTCATTTCTTTCCAGCATCATCGGAAGAAGTTTCGAGTCTGGCACCTCTAGTGGATCCTTTGTAAGCTTTTACGTGCCGTGGCCATGCTCACTACCTCTGTTTCTGTGCAATTTAATCCTAAAAAGTGATTTTTTGGCGCCTTTTATGCTGAGATATAAACAGCTGATGCATATTGAATTAGTTTGAACCAGAATGATTTCGTCTGTTATATCTTATGCCATGCTTCCAACTGTAGTTATTGTAGTCGGTAGATCCACTACACTGTAGTCAACTTTCATTGAGTCTGAATATTACTTCTTGAAAGTCTAAGATATAGAAAATATGAGCAAGAACTGCATAGGTGTTCCAGATTGTTTTCGTTTCTTAAATCTTATGCGGTGCttacaatttatcattattGCTTGATTCCTGAACAGGTCTACGTACTTATATGACATTCTACGCCCAAAACTGATTCACGAGGCAAATATTGACCTTCTCTGTGAGCTTGTTCACATCCTTAAAGTTGAAGTCTTGGGAGAGCAGTCCGCTAGACAGAGTGAACCCCTGGCTGGACTGCAGCCCACACTACAAAGAATTTTAGCCGATGTTAACGAGAGATTGACTTTTCGTGCCAGAACGTATATTCGGGATGAGGTGCCGTGTTACCTTACAAGCAATATATTTGAATCGTTTTCCTACAACTTGTTTACTGTCTCTCTCCCTTGCCTTTACTTCCACAAGCATGGCTCTCATCTTCATCTATGTAGAAATAGTGAAATTTATGTGTTGTCCCCAGTAAGGCGGCTCACCTACTACTGATAAGATGAAATTGTGTTATAAATCTGATGTTGAACGACTTTTAAGTGGAGAAATTTGCTAGTTTTGGCGGTGTTATTACTGTTTAGTTTGCTTTCCTTCAGTTGCTCTGTTTGAATCCTCTTCTTACTTATGCAGATTGCAAATTATATTCCCTCTTATGAAGATCTGGATTACCCTGCAAAGCTGGAGGGATCTCCTAATACAACATCTGATACCAATCTCGGGGTAAAATATCAATTTCGGATTATTTCCATGGTTTGGTAATCTTTAGTAGTATAAACTTATATTCTACGGTGCAGGATGATGAAAACGCTGATGTGTTTAAGACTTGGTATCCACCTCTGGAGAAGACTCTCTCTTGTCTATCTAAACTATATCGTTGCTTGGAGCCTACAGTCTTCACTGGGTTAGCACAGGTAAGACTGCCGATCAGTAGCTTTTTTTGCTTCTCATTCTGTCATAGAAGACATGCAAAGTTGTCTAACTGACCATCTCTTTCCACAGGAAGCTGTAGAAGTTTGCTCTCTGTCAATTCAAGTAAGCAAGCTagaaaaccagattttcataacCTTGACGTTTGATCCCTTTTCAGCTGTCGTTATTTTCATTGACATTATCTGTTAATCTAAGATGTGCCATTTTCTTGTAATactttagttatttttgtttgtttagttaCGAAGTCCACATTATTTTGTCAAATGTGCTACAGAAAGCCAGCAAGCTTGTCATTAAGCGGTCAACTACAATGGATGGTCAGCTGTTCCTTATCAAGCATCTCCTTATCTTGAGGGAACAGGTTATGGCTGATCTATCTTTACTTTGCTTCTTTTGCCATATAGTCAATGGTTATATTTTAACGAATACTTGTATTTTTTTCCAGATTGCGCCTTTTGACATAGAATTTTCAGTCACCCACAAAGAGCTTGATTTCTCCCATTTACTGGTTAGTTTGTTGGGACAATCAGGTCTACTTTGTATGATAGATCTGAACTTTATTTTATGCCTTTGAGAGTGCTTATCTTTGGTGCAGATTTCATATCTTTTTCCTTCTTCAGTTTCTGACTTTGCTGATGACTTTGTTAACTTCTGCCAGTAATtaatattattcataaaatgtGGTTAGGAACACTTGAGGAGAATACTTAGAGGTCAAGCTTCACTTTTTGACTGGTCTAGGTCAACTTCCCTAGCAAGGACCCTTTCACCTCGAGTTTTGGAGAGCCAAATAGATGCCAAGAAGGTTTGTAATTCTCTCTTTCACCCACCATCAATTGCAGATTTACTTCTTGCTTACGTGGATGGCTCTTCAATGCTAGATCCTTGCATTCCTTTATATGAATGGGAATGATGCATATGGCCCTTTAATTTTGCAGGAACTAGAAAAATGTCTTAAGACAACTTGTGAGGAGTTCATCATGTCAGTCACTAAGCTAGTTGTGGATGCTATGCTTTCATTCGTAACCAAGGTGAGTTTCTCTTTTCCTCTGTCTTCTGGGGaactttgttttcaaaatttctaaagATTTTAGAAGTCCTATATAAAGTTTAAGAAGCCTTGCACCGTTTCATATTCAAGAAACTTTAAAATCTTCTTTGTCTATGTAACGCAATGCACTTATCATGAGAGGAGGGGCTCTATTATCTCGTAATGGAATATAGCGTAATAGTTTTGCTGTGTTTATACATTGCGCGCATGCAGGTGACAGCCATAAAAGTTTCTCTATCCACTGGAACTCAGAGTCAAAAAGTTGACTCTGTCATGGCTAAGCCGCTAAAGGAACAAGCTTTCGCTACTCCAGATAAGGTGGCTGAACTTGTTCAGAAGGTATGTCAGGCTATATCTTGTTCCTTATTAATCTCTCCAGGACGCAACTTCCTTTACTGAGCCAGGGATATTAAAATATCTGTTCATCAGTACTTCTAGTTCTAACAAATTACAGATGCTAATGATCCCTTAACCATGCATTTGTGGTTCTGTAGTTGAATTAATTTTAGGGAAATGATGATTTTATAACCTTTTTTCCTTTTATCAGGTATATGCTGCAATACAACAAGAGTTGCTTCCAATTTTAGCAAAAATGAAACTCTACCTGCAAAATCCATCAACAAGGACCATACTCTTCAAGCCGATCAAGTAATCCCGTCCATCTAAACTTATCTTTGGCTTGTTTCATATGTGCTTGTTCCAAGTTTAATTACTAAGAAATTATCTTTCCATATAATTAAAGGACAAATATTGTGGAAGCTCATACACAAGTGGAGTCTTTACTGAAAGCCGAGTACTCAGCAGAAGAACAAGCCAACATCAATATGATATCCATTCAAGATCTGCAGACCCAACTCGACAATTTGCTTTAAGGCCATGGCTCACGCAAcggttttgattttattatatggAAAGTACCTTTTGCTTCTTTTGACTACTTTtagcatctatcttattaaaacagaaacattctattagacctaacatttattttgtaagtttttaaattaaatacacttttatactttatagttaaacctacattaaatcactattgttattttttttatactactatccatgtttccaaacaatatacttatttctttatactactatcaatgtttccaaacaatatactttttatactactatcaatgtttccaaacaatacaataatttatcttagttattttatactgcaaaataatgaactttaaaatttggattataagattacaaattatgaaacaattacaatttaaatcaaattagattacatatcggtcatccatcagttcaatcggttagtctcgggttttagtaattttttttaatatggataatttaaaaaccaaaattgaattgtcagatctccggattaaccgtataatcacaatcgggttgaatttaaaaaaactgctttaaatgcaaaaatattttaaatatacactcttttaaaaataccaaaatatttattaagttattagtgaaatttttcatcgtaaaatattccgcgcttctaaagcgcgggtcaagatctagtatactTTACAAGAGTTCactttagatatataaatattattttgtatcaaAGAACTCATACATCTGTTGGTCTCTACATTCAAtctatatcttattaaaacagaagtacataTATAGAAATAcccttagttttcaaatttaattacacttctatgccactgaaaattaaattgagtttcctattttaatgcttgtaatttcagttaaattaatgtcttttccttaaataaatttgagttaaatgtaaataaattgaatgttatattttaatgcttgtcttttctaattaaattaatgtgtttttcttaaataaattttagtcaaatataattaaatcaacTTAAAAATACATCTATATTCAAAAAACtattgaaacaaatattaacaaaCTATTGAAACAACATAAACtatgtaatttgtttttaaaagttagCTTCCACGTTTTTGGTGTTATAATATGTATACCATATACaaacaaattaattattacTACTATAACTTTCGAAGAAAgtattttgcatatatattaGGCTGATTCACTTGTGTTTTAAACTtcctaattatattttttttggaatattatcatcaatttttttataacaagaATATTCCAGCGATATCAGCTTcatgttttgaaaataaaattacttttattgccatgattttgttaaaatagaCCGGTCAAATTATATCCCGTCCAATTGggtttttagaatatttttaacttatttttagTTTGATCCAAGCttataatatactaataatacATTTCAATCATAcgattaaatatgaaaaatgtcaATATAATTTTGATCCAGCatagtatattaatatatatgtaaatccaatctttttgtatatttacataaCTGATACAACACACatctaataaataatatataatacgatacaataacaaaatatatgatatacatAAATCCCTAAATAAACATCCGTGCGGttgcacggatcaagatctagtatatcTTTAAGGTCAAAGATGTAGATCTTATGCTTCAAATTTTATTTGAGGTTGCTGCTTAATGATCTAATCCGTGtagtatttaattaaaaatattaaacattagTCATCCTTTTATTATCATCACCAAAAAACTTGTTTCATCGGAGTTACACTCACGGCGTCAAGTTTATTATAAGACATGAAATTGTCATCTCAGGTGCCCAAGAGaactaaaattcaaaaaatgaaatatgttCTTCCAACCCTTTGAGCATAAGAAGGCGGCAATGGAGAACGAAGAACGGCCATTCGAGATTAGTCTTTAACCGTCGGTGCGTGAGGAGGTCCCAGAGCTGACTTTCTCTCTTTGGCTACATTCCACCAGCTTTTTTCGAATCTTCTCCCACTTAAGGTAGTAACTGCTGGATAATAGATCTATCTGGTTTTTACTCACCGGGTTCTTCCCCCGACCGTGTCGGAAGGACCGCCGGAGCCGCCCATCCTCACCACCGGAGCTCGCTGAAGACTATGGCACTAACCATGATTGCTTGCACTGAAGTTTGGGCTGAGGGAATTAGGGTTTTGTCACTGCTAACCTAAGCTTCCTCCCACTCCTGCAACATCAATCCTAACGTTATAGTCCTCCCGGGTGATTTACTACGATTTGTAGTCTCCGAACTCGACTGCAACACTGCCTCAAACTCTACAACATTTTCCTCCACAGAGTTCGCCGCTTTTACTACAGTTTGTAGTCAGATACCTTGAGCCGCTTCCCTGAGTTTCTTAACTCAACGACAGCAACAACATGTCTCTTCGCTACTCAAGAGAGGAAAAAGGAAAAGCTAGGTCCGACAATACCTTTCAACGGAAGCCTCTGGTTAGAGTTCCGGAATCTGATATTACAGAGCTTGTGGAACGCAACAAACTCACACTCATTGGTCGGGTGACCAACCCTGCAATACAAAAGACGCGAGCGCTGGTTGATTTCTTCTTGCAGCATTGGAGCGTAGCAGGGAAGATAACGGGACGGGATCTGGGCCCTACTCTGTTCCAGTTTGGATTTGAATCCGAAAAAGATCTTCAGACGATTCTCTCAAAAGCTCCATTTCACTTCAAGAAGTGGATGATCCTCCTTCAAAGGTGGGAACCAATTGTTTCGGATTCCTTCCCCAACCGCATCCCGTTCTGGATTAATATCCATGGTATTCCACTCCATTATTGGAATGACAAGACTATAGATGTTATCGGGCCTGTGCTGGGACACATCGAAAGTCAGGAGGCAGACAAAGCCAGACTCCGAGTCTCTGTGAATGGTCTGCAGCCTCTCATAATGAAGATGGATCTCCAATTGCCATCACAAGAGGTTGTAGAAATAGAATTGGAGTATGAGTACTTGCAGAAACATTGCTTTCACTGCAAGTCTCTATGCCATGAGGATGATGACTGTCCAAATCGGGATATCTTAAGCCAtcagagagaggagaggagaaacCTTGGCATATCCCAGCAAAATACACTGGACTCCATTGAGGAAAGCAGGAGGAGACATGAGGACAGGAAAAGGTCGCGCCAGTATCAATCCAGCAAAAATGGAGGAGCTCGCTggacaaattataaaaaagagGAAAGAGCGGGAGGTTATGATCGGAAATATCATCGCCAATCTCCTCCATTGAAAAGAAGAGAGACACCTATGAGCTCTGACTCTGGTTTTGATGAGAATCGAAGACGCTACGATGACAGGAATCTCTCGCGTCACACATCTCCTTCACGCAGAAGGATGACTGATTCCCGCTCTCTCTCGAAAGGATCATCACCGCCTTTAAGGTCCCAAGCTAGGGAGTACCAAGTTGTGGAACGAATTCGGGAGAACAGAGCCTCCCCGGTTAGGGAAGCGCACTCAAAGTCAAGCCAATCCCCTGCTACAGCACCAAGAGATCAACACAAGAGAACAAGTATCTCGTCGAGACTCTCTGATCCTCGTGAGAGGCA includes:
- the LOC108828687 gene encoding conserved oligomeric Golgi complex subunit 3: MAASSSTVPRSGAISKGYNFASTWEQSAPLTEEQQAAIVSLSHAVAERPFPANLVHENVHRPENGLSVSVEDTHLGDSGAIEAVLVNTNQFYKWFTDLESAMKSETEEKYRHYVDTLTDRIQTCDDILHQVDETLDLFNELQLQHQAVTTKTKTLHDACDRLLMEKQKLMDFAEALRSKLNYFDELENISSNFYSPNMNVSNSNFLPLLKRLDECISYIESNPQYAESSVYLLKFRQLQSRALGMIRTYILAVLKTAASQVQAAFRGTDGNKASVSEGVEASVIYVRFKAAASELKPVLEEIESRSARKEYVQILAECHRLYCEQRLSLVKGIVHQRVSDFSKKEALPSLTRSGCAYLMQVCQMEYQLFTHFFPASSEEVSSLAPLVDPLSTYLYDILRPKLIHEANIDLLCELVHILKVEVLGEQSARQSEPLAGLQPTLQRILADVNERLTFRARTYIRDEIANYIPSYEDLDYPAKLEGSPNTTSDTNLGDDENADVFKTWYPPLEKTLSCLSKLYRCLEPTVFTGLAQEAVEVCSLSIQKASKLVIKRSTTMDGQLFLIKHLLILREQIAPFDIEFSVTHKELDFSHLLEHLRRILRGQASLFDWSRSTSLARTLSPRVLESQIDAKKELEKCLKTTCEEFIMSVTKLVVDAMLSFVTKVTAIKVSLSTGTQSQKVDSVMAKPLKEQAFATPDKVAELVQKVYAAIQQELLPILAKMKLYLQNPSTRTILFKPIKTNIVEAHTQVESLLKAEYSAEEQANINMISIQDLQTQLDNLL